In the Microcoleus sp. AS-A8 genome, TCGTGGATGGGAGCGCACAGATCATCAAGTCTGAAGTTCAAATCTGTGAGACGGCTATCAAGCACCCATCAAATCTCGTAATTGGTAATATTCATCGCTCTTGCCAATTCTGCCGCTACCGCAGGGCGTGAAAACTCTGGCGGCGGCAACTCGCCCCGACGTAACATCTCCCGGACTTTCGTTCCAGATAGATGCACCCGCTCTTCCGGTCTGGATGGGCTAGTTTTCGTGGTTGCCATCTGATCAGTACGCTTGCAGTAGAAGGCATGTTCAAACTTCATCGGCACGATTCCCAGTTCACCTAGCTCATACTCATCAAAGATGTGCTGGGCATCGTAGGTACCATAATAGTCACCCACACCGGCATGGTCGCGCCCCACAATGAAGTGAGTACAGCCATAGTTCTTACGAATCAGAGCGTGAAAAATTGCTTCTCTGGGTCCCGCATAGCGCATCGCCGCTGGATTAATCGCCAGAATCACACGGGTTTCTGGAAAGTAAAGTTCCAGCATAATCTCGTAGCAGCGCATCCGCACCTCCGCGGAGATGTCGTCACTCTTGGTGGCACCGACGAGAGGATGTAAGAACAGACCATCTACTGTTTCTAGGGCACACTTGATGATGTATTCGTGTGCTCTGTGGATGGGATTACGCGTCTGGAATCCTACGACTGTTTTCCAACCCTTTTCTTGAAAAAGGGCACGGGACTTCGCGGGGTCAATTTGGTAAGCCGGAAAGTAGGGATGGTGGTCACGTTGTAACAACCAAACCGGGCCTGCTAAATTAACGTTTCCCTGGTCATAAACAACTTTGACACCAGGGTGCTCTTCCTCATCGGTGCGGTAAACATTCACCGCTTCCCGAATTTTGTCGTAACGATACTTCTGAGTCAGCTCTAAAACACCAACAAAGTTCCCTTTCGGATCATCCAAACGCACCAAGCTGCCTTCTTTTAAAGGTTCTGCTACGGCCTCATCCACAGAGAGCGTGATCGGAATTGACCAAGGCAAACCGTTGGCTAGCCGCATCCTCTCAACCACTGAGTCGTAGTCGGCTTGTTCCATGAAGCCAATCAAGGGACTAAATGCCCCAATGGCAATCATTTCTAAATCGGAGGTTGCCCGCTTGTCGAGTTGGACTCTGGGTAGAAAGTCGGCTTTATCTAAAAATTCATGCCGCTGGTTGTGCGAAGCAATACGGTGAATGAGCTGACCGCCGTGGGGGGCGATGCCCTCTGGATGCTGACTCAAAATGATCCCCTTTCTACGTAGACTGCAATTCCAAAATAATCTTCTTTCTGCACAACGGCAATTCCACAGGTAGTCGCTATTACCTCAGGTCAAGAACATATCTCTCAGAGGAGTTCTTACTCGCTTTGATGCGGTTGCTTTAACTAGCAGCCGCCTGTCGTTCGATAATGCCACCCCCTAACAGGATATCGCCGTCGTACAACACAGCCGCTTGTCCTGGAGTGACGCTAAATTGCGGCTCCTCAAAGACCAATTTCATGCGGTTTTCTTCTAAAGGGATCACAGTGACGGGTACGGCAGGTGAACGATAGCGGACTTGTGCGGTGGCTCGAATGGGCGCTGTGGGTTCAGGGATCGAAACCCAGTTGACTCGTCCTACTGTACATTCTGGCTGAGTGGCATGGGTGCGATCGCCAACAATCACTTGGTTCCGTCCCGCGTCTATTCCAATCACATACAGGGGTTGAGCCGCTGCAATCCCGATCCCCTTACGCTGTCCAATCGTGTAATGGTGAATCCCGTTATGCTGTCCCAACACCTTTCCATCCACATCCACAATCTCACCTGAGCTTTGGGTGATGTACTTGTCCAGAAAGGCTTTCATGGAACCATGAGATTCAATCAAGCATAAGTCTTGGCTTTCCGGCTTATCGGCTGTCTTGAGGTTATATTCAGTTGCAAGGCGTCGCGTTTCTGTCTTCTTGAGTTCTCCCAAGGGAAACAAGGTTCCCGCCAGTAGGTCTTGAGTTAAGTCGTAGAGAAAGTAAGATTGGTCTTTTGTCAAGTCAACGGCTCTGAGCAATTGATAGCGATCGCTGCTTGCCTCATACTTAATCCGGGCGTAATGACCTGTGGCAATGTGGTCAATCCCCAATTGTTCGCGAGCATAACTCAGCATGGGGCCAAACTTCACCGCCCGATTGCACTGCGAACAAGGCAAAGGCGTGATGCCGGCTTCGTACCCCGAAACCAGATAATCCACAATATGATGCTGAAACACATCGCGGCTATCCACAATCTGATGCGGAATCCCCAATTGTTCACAGATGAACGCCGCATCGACCATCCCTTCAGAGCAACATTGACCTTTCCCTTTCATTAACCATAGGGTTAGACCAACGACTTCGTATCCTTGACGATGTAGGGTAGCGGCGGCGACAGAACTGTCTACTCCACCAGAGAGGCCGACGACGACTCTGTTCATGAAATCACACGTAGTATGCTTGAAATACAACTCTTCTTATAGGCTAACATCTATACGCTGATTACGGTTGAAAACCTGAGCATGGATCAATGCCCGAAGTAATTTATGTGGAAATAGGTTGAATCGAATAATCCTAGTACAAGAAGGCAGAAGGCAGACCGGAGATGAGAGTGAGGACAGGAGGCAGAAGGAATATTGTTTATACAGTAAGCTTTTTAAGCTTTTTCAACTGGATAGTTATTTCCGCCATGCTGCACTAGTTATGCAAAATATACTGTTCCTAATCCCTTTCTCAACCTCTATCTTAAGGTTAGTTCTAATTAAAATTAATTTTGCAATTATATATAAGTAAATCTCTCACCCTTTTCTAAAAACGGCTGAATTGAGACCCTCAATTAACAAGCTTAAATACTAAAATTTTCCTCTATAAAAAAAAGCTGAGAATACGAAATCAGATTCTACCGTCGTGACTGTCCAATGGCTCTTGAAGCCAGAAGATAGCCGGAAATATTGGCTATCCACCATGCTCAAAAAAGAAGAAGAAGCTCGTAGTTTAGTTGAAACAAAACCGCTTTCCCTTCAGAAAATTCCAGGGGATATAGCATCCTTAGAGACGGTACTTCTGACCAACCCGCCTTTAAAACTTTCCAAACCGGAAACTCGCTCAACTCTTAGAGTATTAACTCTCGAAGGTGTCTTCGGTACGCTTTTTTACAGTATCATTGGCGGCGCGTTGCTCAGTAATTTTTTACTGGATTTGGGTGCCGGTCCGGTGGAAATTGGGATGCTCGCCTCTATTCCTCAGTTCGTGAATTTGCTCCAACCCTTCGGAGCCTATTTAGCAGACCGAAAAGAGAGCCGCTTTGGATATTCCCTACGCATTTTCGCCCCGTCGCGATCGCTGTGGCTGATTCTCGTGCTAGCTATTGGGTTGGGAGGCTCGGTTCATATCCCTGCACATCAGCTCGTGCAGTTGACATTGGCGATCATCTGGGTAACTCAGATCTTGGAATCTTTCGGTCGTGCTTCTTGGCTGAGCTGGATGGCTGCTTTAGTGCCTCAGCGGTTGCGGGGGCGATATTTTGGCTTTCGCAATAGTGCTGTCAGTTTGACGAATCTCATCGGTGTGCCGTTGCTGGCTCTAGTGGTATCGAACTGGCCTGGTGGAAGGATTCAAGGTTATGGTGCCATCTTGATTGTAGGAGTTGGGCTTGGCCTCACCAGTCTGGTTTGCCAGTTCTTTATGACCGATGTAAACCCCAAGCTTTTCCACGCCACCCATGCAGATTCAGAGGAAAGGTCGTCTATCAGGACAATTTTTAGTTTCCTCCAGGATGCTAATTTTTTGAAGTTTTTGGTTTACTCTGGCTTATGGAGTTTTGCGGTTAACGTCAGTGCTCCCTTCTTTAACCTCTACTTGCTGGATAACCTGAGTGTAGATGTCAGCGTAGTAACGCTCTATAACAGCTTAGGAGCGGGTGCTAACTTGCTGATGCTAGTGTTTTGGGGGAAGCTGGCTGACCGGGTTGGGAATCGCCCGATCATGCTAGTTGTGGGAATCTTGGTGGCTCTGACGCCTCTACTCTGGCTAGAAGCTGGAACCGCTCCTATTTTCTTGTGGGTCTGGTTCCCCCTGTTGCACATCATTGGCGGTGGGACGTGGGCGGCCATTGACTTGTGTAACAACAATCTTCTGATGGGGGTGGCACCGCTGTTGCATCAGTCCCTTTACTTTGCGATCGCGGCGGCGGTTCCAGGTGTGGCTGGGGCGATGGGAATCACCGTAGGTGGCTTTCTCGCTACTGTGACCGAGTTCGGTGGATTGCCGGGAGTGTTTGCCCTCTCAGCCGTCTTACGACTCGCTGCTCTGGTGGCGTTGGTTTTTGTTCACGAACAGCGTTCTGTGTCTTTGGGTAAGTTTTGGCTGCTGCTGTTGCCCGCCTGGTGGAGAAAAGTGCCGATTGAACCTGGGGACATCCGGTTCCAACCCTTGATCGTTGAAGAGTTGGATTCTCCACCGGAAAGCTCATCCGAGCAATCTTCAACTGTTGATTAACCCTACAGCACAACAGCTCACTTAGCTGTGGAACCAGAATGGGTCTGGCATCAAAATTTATCCCAACTGGAGCGGGCTGTAAACTGTTTCCCCATTGCCTCTTATTTCGATGGCTTGGATGAATTTTAGCCGAGATGCAATTTGGTATAAATCGTCACCAAACTGCTGCTGTAGAGCGATGGCATCGTCGCGTAAGGGACAATCAACGATCAAAGTTCCGTTGACTAGCACGACTGTTGAAAATCTGATCAGTTGCCGATAACCGAGTCGGCCATGACCGAGAAATCTTAACTTAATTGAATTCATGACTAACTTTTTTCTGGACACCTCACCTTCTATAAGCCTGTTTAATTTGTAGATTGCCCTCATTCTTGAGTTGGGTTTTTACTAAGAATCCGTTAGAAAGCCCCCTACCCTTGTGGTTAGAGTTAAATGTCGCTAAAAATAATGGAAATACCCGCTATTTCTCTCAATTTTGATGTAGAGCGTAAGGTTAAGTTTGATTTCACCAGGAAGCTAACTGGTATCGACTTAGGATTGGAATCGTTCTACACAGACTCACAGGGCAGGCACATTGGAAATCCTCGCTTGTTGAGGAAACCACAGAGGGCTTTGAAGGAGCTGTAAAAACGAGTTTTTCAACGCCCAAAAGAGGGAAAAATAGAGCCAGAGCTTGGCAGAAATTAGCTAGGCAGCATTTGCGAGTAAGCAGGCAGTGTCAAGACGGGTTGTGTAAGTTATCCAGTGCGTTAATAGCGTCTAATGACTTTATTTGAAGCGAGAAACAAAGTGAGCTGAGTTCGACCGCTTTGGCTTTTTGTAAGTTGTTCAATCTTTATCCTCCATTAGATTGATTAAGTTATTACCTGTGCTTGTTAGATTTGCAAGCGATAACACGTTATCTCTGATAAACCTTAAGCCATTTTCTTCCAAGGGTGATATATGACTTATAACGATCAAAGTTTGGATAAGCCTTACAAAAAAGCTGACTCTAGAAGCACAGGTAAACGCTATATTCGTTCAGAAGGCACAAGCCTGGGTGCGGAGTTAGATAAAGAGGAAAATGCTCCTACTCTGGAAAGTATAAGCATGGAAAGCACAAGCACAGGTGCTGGGTTACCTCAAACAGAAAATGCTCCTACTCTGGAAAGCACAAGCACGGAAAGCACAAGCACAGGTGGTCGGTTACCTCGAACAGAAAATGCTCCTATTTTGGAAAGCATAAGCACGGAGAGCACAAGCACAGGAGCTGGGTTACCTCCAACAGAAAATGCTTCTACCATGACGCCTCAACCCATTGCTCTGCCACCTGCGACTGACATGAATGTACCTTTGCTTGGTTCAGGCAGCCCAAGTCTAGATGCTGGGTTAGCTACAGACAAAAAGAGTTCTGCCAATTCGCCTCAACCCGTTGCTCAGCCAAAGGTAACTGAGAGTGTTAGCAACGCTGCCAAAGCTACATCTGACACCAGCAAGAGTGCAGCTACCGGCAGTGGCATGAATCCTAGAGTAGCTAGAGCACTAATGGGAGGAGCCATTGGTCTTGGGTTGGGTGCTGCGTTGGGCACATTAGCTGGGGCTTTGGCTCGTAAGAAAACTGCTCAAGGTCTTGACCGCGCGATACAAGGCGTAGGAGACGCAGCAAAGACTGTAGCTGAGGGTGCTAACCTCACGGCTAAAGGCGTAGGGGAAGCGGCAAAGACTATAGCTGAGGGTGCTAACCTCACGGCCAAAGGCGTAGGCGCAGCGACAAAGACTATAGCTGAGGGTGCCAGTCAGGCTGTAGTCGGTGCCTTACAGGATACAGGGGAGAGTGTTAACTACGTTGCTAAAGGTGCCTTGGAAGCAACCAAGAATACCGCTGAGAATGCTAACCACGCGGCTAAAGGTGCGTTGAACGCACTCAAGGGTGCTACTAAGGATACAACCGAGGGGGTTAGCGATGCAGCCAAAGCTGTAGGGGATGCACTCAAGGGTGCAGCTAAGGATACCGCTGAGGGTGTTAACCAAGCCGTAACAGGAGCATTGGACACGGTTAAGGGTATAGCTGAGAATGCCCAGCAATCTGTAGTCAGTGCAAGCGACGCAGTCAAGGATAAAGCTGAGGATGCCAAGCAATCTGTAGTCGGTGCCTTAGACACCGCCAAGGATAAAGCTGAGGATATCAAGCCATCTGATAATGCGTCCGACAAGGTAGCTAAAGAGCGGGTGATTATAGATAGCTCGCCCTCGTCGGTCTACACAGGTGCGGTTGGCATTGCAGAGCCAGTTGAAACCCAGGTCGAGGTCATTTCAGACCCAACGGAAATAGACCGAATTGTCGAGCAAACTCAAGATGTAAATATTGGAACGTCCTTTGTTCTTGATGAAGGGGATTTGAGTGCAGGGCATAGTGTTGAGTTTTGAAAAGTGGTGACATGAAAGAAGCAAGCCTTCGTAGGTGAAAAATTGAGTCTTTGCAAACTAGTCGGACACGATAACGTTGAAGTCGAAGATCAAATCCTTCGGGTAGCCTACAGGCAAAGCAATAAAGTAGTCATAAATATCTAGGGATTAATCGCAGTTCCTTTCCGTGACGGACAGAGACGGTATCCTCAGGTCTTTATGACTACCGACAAAAACAGCAATTAACAAGTTAAGTTACCTAATTTTTTTGGCTTAGCGTCTTTTAACCGCAGAAAAATTCGGTCTAAGTGCCGCTTTTTCTTTGTATAAACAGACAGCTATTCATCACTTTTAGTACCAAGGAGATGATTATATGAGTGACAACAATCAGGTTTTGGATGCACATGAGATAACCGTTGAGCAGATTCCGTATGAATCCAGTGCTGATTCAAGAGACACAGGCATGGATAATGCGTTCGCTAAAGTAGCAATTGGAGCAATTATTGGTGCTACATTGGGGGCAATAGCTGGTGCTTTGGCTCATAAAGGTACAGCTCAAAGAGTTAACCTGACTGTAAAAACTGTAGGGAACGCCGTCAAAAATGGAGCTGAGCGGGTTAACTACACTGTAAAAGATGTAGGGGACGGAATCAAGAATGTAGCCGAAGGTGTGAACTCCACTGTAAAAGATGTAGGGGAGACCGTTAAGAGTACCGCTGAAGGCGTTAACTACACTGTAAAAGATACACTAGACGCTGTTAAGGGTACAGCTGAAGGTGTGAACTCCACTGTAAGAGATGTAGGAGACACTGTTAAGGGTACAGCGGAGGGAGTTAACGAGACAGTCAGAAATACAATCGACGCCGTCAAGGGTGTATCTGAGGATGTCCAGCCATCAGGTAATCAGTCCGTGAACACATCCGATAAGCAGAGGACTTACATTTTAGTCCCAGTAGATAACGAAAACGAGCAACTTGTTAGGTGAACTATCCCTGTAGATGCACACAACGCCAGTAGCTACTGGTGAAGCGGTAGTTGACCAGTTTTGAATTCAAAACGTCGCTACCGCGATCGCACATGCCGAAGTCTTTATTCTTCGCTTGCAGGTTTTTAATTACAAGAATTGCCACATCTATCGACTTGCGCCCAAACTTTTGTTACAGGTGTTGCAGGTCGAGTTGTATTAGGAGGTGTTATAGATTCTACTTTAAGAATCTTGAGCTTCTCTGTCGGCTTAATAATAGCTAAAGCTTTCTGTTCTCTAGCGTTAAAATTAGGTGCCTGTGGTCTATTTTGCCTTAATGTCACGCCCGGTCTAGCACTTACATTTACTATCGCTCCTACTGAGGGAATAACAGTTGAATTGATAGACCCTGAACCCTTAATTAGAGATTTTCCAACGAGTCTGGAAGCTGAACCATTGTTGATATTCCCTAGAAAAATCCAGCCATCTGCAATTGTTTTCGATGTTGTTTTTGGAGATGGCTTTAGACTTTGATTCGAGGTTGGAGGTTTTGTTGCTAATTGGGATAATTTTGGTTCTAGATTAGATTTTCTGGATATAATTCCTAATGCAGGTGATTTGATTGCTAAATTGGATTCTGGAGATTTTGTGGCTAACAGGTTTTGTCTTAAACTAAATCCCCAGACTGCACCTATCAAACTTATAGTAACGGCTCCTATCAGAATTCCCGTTAATTTTTGGATTTTTTCAGTTTTTAATAGATTTCTTTGTTGTTCAAGCTCTTGAGCAGTTTCTTGTTGATTGCGCTGAAATTCTTCTTGCCTTTGTTGAATATTTTTATATTCAATGGCTATGATGTCTATTTCTTTAAGCGTCTCAGACTCTTGTGCATCCTGTAAGCTTTGAGGAGGCTGTTCTTTAACCTCATGACTAACAAGATGCTCCTGGCTTAGTCTCCTCATCTTCACCCCAACTAGCTGATATTCATTTAGCTTGTTGTTGTAATGCTCAGAGGGCTTGACCTCTTCATCTGTAGCTTTTGCGGAGTTCTCTACAGCTATTACAGAGGGTTTTGCTTCCTCTGTTGTATCCTTTACTGCATTCCCTACACTGTTCCCAGTAGGGTTAACAGTCTCAGTTACACTCTGGGCTGCACTTACTACAGAGGGCTGGGCTTGCTCAGGATTATCTATTGTTGGGTTCTCTACCTCTATTACAGACTCGTTAGCTACACCCTTTACCGCCTCCTCTATAACTATTAGAGAAGGCTTGACCTCCTCATCTGTATCTTTTACTGCATGATCTAGACCGTTTATGGTGTGGTTAACACCTTCAGCTACTACAGATGATTGAGTCTCCTCAACTGTATCTTTGGTGGCGTCTTCTACACTTATAAAAGAAGGCTTGACCTCCTCATCTGTATCTTTTACTAGATTATCTAGACCGTTTATGGTGTGGTTAACACCTTCAGCTACTACAGATGATTGAGTCTCTTCAACTGTATCTTTGGTGGCGTCTTCTACAGTTATTACAGAAGGCTTGACTTCCTCATCTGTATCTTTTACTGCATGACCTAGACCGTTTATGGTGTGGTTAACACCTTCAGCTACTACAGATGATTGAGTCTCCTCAACCGTATCTTTGGTGGCGTCTTCTACAGCTATTACAGAAGGCTTGACTTCCTCATCTGTATCTTTTACTGCATGACCTAGACCGTTTAGGGTGTGGTTAACACCTTCAGCTACTACAGATGATTGAGTCTCCTCAACTGTATCTTTGGTGGCGTCTTCTACAGCTATTACAGAAGGATGGACTTGTTCATCAGCATCATTTACTGGATTACCTAGACCGTTGACAGTGTTGTTAACACCTTCAGCTACGCTCTTGGCTACATCTACGACAGAAGGTTTGACCTCCTCAACTGTATCTTTGATTGCATCGACTACAGCTATTACAGAAGGCTTGACCTCCTCAACTGCATCTTTTACTGCATTCCCTACAGTTTTTACATCGTTGACAGTGTGGTTAACACCTTCAGCTACACTCTTAGCGGCACCGACTACTGATGATTTGGTTTCCTCAACAGTATCTTTTATGGCATCGACTACACTTATTACAGATGATTTGGTTTCCTCAACAGTATCTTGTATTGCATTCCCTACACTGGTCGCACTGTGGTTAACAGCCTCAGCTACTCTCTCGGCTGTTTTTGCTGCCTCCACTACACTTCCTACAGTGCGGTTAACACGTTGAGCTGTACCTTTACCGACGAAAGCACCCGCTACTGCACCGACTATACCGCCAACAACTCCTCCAACTCGACGACCGAGTAAAACACCAATCGCTGCTCCAACTAACCCGCCGCCTATGCCTGTTCTTGCTCCATAAGCCGCACCTTGATCTCTAATGGGGTTAGTCTTTTCGTCCTGATGATCAACAGGCTGCCTGTTATCGCTCATAGTAATTGTTTGATGTATACCAAGGCGGCATCATGCCTATCCAGAGCAACTTGTTATTTATGACCCAATTTAACAATCTTAGGTAAGACCTTAACCGACCTAAAGGGGTAGATTGCGGAAGGAACGAATGTGTTGAGAAAGGTCTGTTCGCGATCGCACTCCATTTTACTCGGCTTGATGCCCTGCAATTGATAGGCTGTTTCTAAACAAGTGTAAATGTCTGGAGATCCCCCTAAATCCCCCTTAAAAAGGGGGTCTTTCAGTCAGATCCGTATAGACTTTACTTAAATGAGCTTGGATGAATAGCCCATACTTGCCTACCGTTGATGCTGGCACTATCTGATAAAGATGGGTGTTCCATTCGTCAAGTTGACGTTTCGTCGTGAATACAATAGTATTCACTACATGGTATACACTGTCATTGATTTATTTGCTGGTGCTGGGGGCTTGACTACAGGTTTTCACTTGGCGGGCTTTCAGACAATATGCGCTATTGATAAAAGCGTAAAAGCTTTAGCAACCTTTAAGCATAACTACCCACAAACTAAGCTTATTCTTTCAAAGGATATCCGTACAGTCAATGCTAGAGAGCTTCGACTGGCACTTGAATTAGAGCGGGAAGAGCTAACAGCCATAATTGGTGGACCTCCATGTCAAGGATTCTCTCGCAACATTCCTGCTGAGTACCGATATTTAGAAGATCCTCAAAACCAACTATATAAAACTTTTTTAGAGTTTATAAAAGAATTCAGACCTTTATATGTTGTGATGGAGAATGTACCCGAAATTCTAAAAGCCTATAAGGGTACAGTTAGAGAAGAGATCACCATACAACTAGAGCGGATGGGGTATGGAGTAACATCTGCATCATTAAATGCTGCAAACTACGGTGTTCCCCAAACTAGAGCAAGAGCTTTTTTTGTGGGATGTTTGAACAGTGCTGCTCCTAGACTCCCAGAACCTACTCATCATGGAGATATTAGATCTCTCAAGTCCAATCAACAAAGTATTCAACTGAATATACTACAACCCGTAGCCTCTTCTATTGTTACTGTCAGAGACGCTATTGGAGATTTGCCAGCACTAGAAGCTGGACAGGAATATACCCTAGAGGCATATATCTGTGAACCGCAAACTGACTATCAAAGGTTACTACGTAGTGGTAGTAACGCGCTCGTTAATCATATTGCTCGTGAACTGAGTCCCATCCAAATGACCAGAGCTAGAGCTTTAACAGAAGGACAAGATGCCAGAGATTTGCCTCCAGAGCTAGCCCCAAAAAAGCATTACAGCGGAGCTTATGGAAGGCTTTACTGGGATAAACCCGCCAGAACTATTACTCGATGGGTTTTTCACCCTGGCTCTGGAAGATTCTTTCATCCCATACAAGACAGAACTATCACAATCCGTGAAGCCGCAAGGCTACATTCTTACC is a window encoding:
- the sat gene encoding sulfate adenylyltransferase — encoded protein: MSQHPEGIAPHGGQLIHRIASHNQRHEFLDKADFLPRVQLDKRATSDLEMIAIGAFSPLIGFMEQADYDSVVERMRLANGLPWSIPITLSVDEAVAEPLKEGSLVRLDDPKGNFVGVLELTQKYRYDKIREAVNVYRTDEEEHPGVKVVYDQGNVNLAGPVWLLQRDHHPYFPAYQIDPAKSRALFQEKGWKTVVGFQTRNPIHRAHEYIIKCALETVDGLFLHPLVGATKSDDISAEVRMRCYEIMLELYFPETRVILAINPAAMRYAGPREAIFHALIRKNYGCTHFIVGRDHAGVGDYYGTYDAQHIFDEYELGELGIVPMKFEHAFYCKRTDQMATTKTSPSRPEERVHLSGTKVREMLRRGELPPPEFSRPAVAAELARAMNITNYEI
- the mnmA gene encoding tRNA 2-thiouridine(34) synthase MnmA, which codes for MNRVVVGLSGGVDSSVAAATLHRQGYEVVGLTLWLMKGKGQCCSEGMVDAAFICEQLGIPHQIVDSRDVFQHHIVDYLVSGYEAGITPLPCSQCNRAVKFGPMLSYAREQLGIDHIATGHYARIKYEASSDRYQLLRAVDLTKDQSYFLYDLTQDLLAGTLFPLGELKKTETRRLATEYNLKTADKPESQDLCLIESHGSMKAFLDKYITQSSGEIVDVDGKVLGQHNGIHHYTIGQRKGIGIAAAQPLYVIGIDAGRNQVIVGDRTHATQPECTVGRVNWVSIPEPTAPIRATAQVRYRSPAVPVTVIPLEENRMKLVFEEPQFSVTPGQAAVLYDGDILLGGGIIERQAAAS
- a CDS encoding MFS transporter; its protein translation is MTVQWLLKPEDSRKYWLSTMLKKEEEARSLVETKPLSLQKIPGDIASLETVLLTNPPLKLSKPETRSTLRVLTLEGVFGTLFYSIIGGALLSNFLLDLGAGPVEIGMLASIPQFVNLLQPFGAYLADRKESRFGYSLRIFAPSRSLWLILVLAIGLGGSVHIPAHQLVQLTLAIIWVTQILESFGRASWLSWMAALVPQRLRGRYFGFRNSAVSLTNLIGVPLLALVVSNWPGGRIQGYGAILIVGVGLGLTSLVCQFFMTDVNPKLFHATHADSEERSSIRTIFSFLQDANFLKFLVYSGLWSFAVNVSAPFFNLYLLDNLSVDVSVVTLYNSLGAGANLLMLVFWGKLADRVGNRPIMLVVGILVALTPLLWLEAGTAPIFLWVWFPLLHIIGGGTWAAIDLCNNNLLMGVAPLLHQSLYFAIAAAVPGVAGAMGITVGGFLATVTEFGGLPGVFALSAVLRLAALVALVFVHEQRSVSLGKFWLLLLPAWWRKVPIEPGDIRFQPLIVEELDSPPESSSEQSSTVD
- a CDS encoding DNA cytosine methyltransferase, encoding MGVPFVKLTFRREYNSIHYMVYTVIDLFAGAGGLTTGFHLAGFQTICAIDKSVKALATFKHNYPQTKLILSKDIRTVNARELRLALELEREELTAIIGGPPCQGFSRNIPAEYRYLEDPQNQLYKTFLEFIKEFRPLYVVMENVPEILKAYKGTVREEITIQLERMGYGVTSASLNAANYGVPQTRARAFFVGCLNSAAPRLPEPTHHGDIRSLKSNQQSIQLNILQPVASSIVTVRDAIGDLPALEAGQEYTLEAYICEPQTDYQRLLRSGSNALVNHIARELSPIQMTRARALTEGQDARDLPPELAPKKHYSGAYGRLYWDKPARTITRWVFHPGSGRFFHPIQDRTITIREAARLHSYPDKFHFLGSYTQMADQIGESVPPLLAKALAKCILQTSHHYHLALN